The Rhodospirillaceae bacterium genome has a window encoding:
- a CDS encoding tetratricopeptide repeat protein translates to MSVLYKALQKAAKENEEQAAVHGTDADAAAVGAFDPERLAGSGAISSGRSSGVNWRVAGAASAVVLAVVLVAVFFLFDSDQPASVQVAQQPVAPAPQIANDAPESNSVASQSEISASQAQTDAVGLEASDTPPVTQSDAQSGTESNNVAAVVPAPVATAPVAPEAVAPEAVTPAAPVAAAAVVATQAPVAASVGVAQVQAPIALVPAAPVQGSAPPAPAQTPPTQSDPMPRLGPDSPARVLSPPISIRRADAEFAGAGDLVQVREVSQSAQENVTAGYNALVRGDVGSALELYTQALSTEPTSVMAQLGRSASLQRLGRLEEARAGYETVLRIDPSNREALTNLTTIYSTRAPNEALSRLLDLEREYPNFSPVKAQIGLLYARMGSNPQALAYLREAASMAPATVMYQYNLAVLLDRLGRAEQAVVSYERVLAGILNGGVASDLSRASIERRVRYLKTL, encoded by the coding sequence ATGAGCGTATTATATAAGGCGCTTCAGAAAGCAGCTAAAGAGAACGAAGAGCAGGCGGCTGTTCATGGCACAGATGCGGATGCTGCTGCGGTTGGGGCTTTTGATCCCGAACGCTTGGCAGGTTCAGGCGCAATTTCTTCAGGGCGCTCTAGTGGCGTAAACTGGCGTGTTGCTGGTGCAGCTTCTGCTGTGGTTTTGGCCGTTGTCCTCGTAGCAGTCTTCTTCTTATTCGACTCAGACCAACCAGCTTCTGTTCAAGTCGCGCAACAACCTGTTGCCCCCGCTCCTCAGATTGCGAATGATGCGCCTGAATCAAATTCTGTCGCTTCTCAATCGGAAATCAGTGCTTCTCAAGCGCAAACTGACGCGGTCGGTTTAGAAGCTTCGGATACGCCACCAGTTACTCAATCGGATGCTCAATCGGGCACAGAATCTAACAATGTCGCTGCTGTTGTGCCAGCACCTGTTGCAACGGCACCCGTTGCCCCAGAAGCCGTTGCCCCAGAAGCCGTTACCCCTGCAGCGCCAGTCGCAGCCGCAGCTGTTGTCGCCACGCAAGCTCCTGTGGCGGCTTCCGTCGGTGTTGCACAAGTACAGGCTCCTATTGCGCTGGTTCCTGCTGCTCCCGTTCAAGGTTCTGCCCCACCAGCTCCCGCTCAAACGCCGCCCACTCAGTCTGATCCCATGCCAAGGCTCGGCCCGGATTCTCCGGCGCGCGTCTTGAGTCCGCCCATTTCAATTCGCCGGGCCGATGCTGAATTCGCTGGGGCCGGTGATCTGGTTCAGGTTCGTGAAGTTTCGCAATCTGCGCAGGAAAATGTAACGGCTGGCTATAACGCTTTGGTCCGCGGTGATGTTGGGTCTGCTCTTGAGCTTTACACCCAAGCCCTGTCCACAGAGCCAACAAGTGTGATGGCCCAGTTGGGCCGCAGCGCCTCTTTGCAAAGGCTTGGCCGTCTTGAAGAAGCGCGCGCTGGTTATGAGACGGTGTTACGCATCGACCCGAGTAACCGCGAGGCGCTAACAAACCTGACAACGATTTACAGCACCCGCGCGCCCAATGAAGCGCTCAGCCGGTTGTTGGATCTTGAGCGGGAATACCCCAATTTCAGCCCGGTAAAAGCCCAGATTGGCTTGCTCTATGCGCGTATGGGATCAAACCCCCAGGCTCTGGCGTATCTCCGTGAAGCCGCGTCAATGGCGCCGGCGACGGTCATGTACCAATACAATCTGGCGGTCTTGCTTGACCGCTTGGGTCGTGCGGAGCAAGCCGTGGTGTCGTACGAGCGGGTGCTCGCCGGTATTCTCAATGGTGGTGTTGCGAGTGATCTCTCGCGGGCTAGCATTGAGCGCCGTGTGCGTTATCTGAAAACCTTGTAA
- a CDS encoding AAA family ATPase has protein sequence MPYLAHFGLREHPFTLTPNTNQYFPIDKHVEIIQSIQFGIARNTGILKVVGDVGTGKTMLCRLLLRKLVGSNDAVAYLNAPQCDPESLVGLVCAEFGLEAGTRTQMLQDLNTFLLEQHAIGRNAVLIIDEAQALGAEGLETIRLLSNIETERHKLLQIVMFGQSELDDLLSQPNLRQIIQRIGFSFNTGPLTMDEAVHYMTHRLAASRLDGIEFPVFDEGAVRLLAASAQFVPRVINILADKALLVAYGEGAIQVTEKHAAAAIDDSPQIARPIRFNRSTARRVLVGVIALEAAAVVALFVLSPTLQFWAKDTLGKAVSVISGAPPQSSTDPER, from the coding sequence ATGCCTTATCTTGCGCATTTTGGGTTACGGGAACATCCTTTCACCCTGACACCAAACACCAACCAATACTTCCCGATCGACAAACATGTGGAGATCATCCAGTCGATCCAATTTGGCATTGCCCGGAACACGGGCATCCTGAAAGTTGTTGGGGACGTCGGCACTGGCAAAACAATGCTGTGCCGCCTTTTGTTGCGCAAGCTGGTGGGATCCAACGATGCCGTGGCGTACTTAAACGCACCACAATGTGATCCAGAAAGCTTGGTTGGTTTGGTTTGTGCGGAGTTTGGCCTGGAGGCAGGGACACGCACGCAGATGCTCCAGGATTTAAACACGTTTCTCCTTGAGCAACATGCCATTGGCCGCAACGCTGTTCTCATTATCGACGAAGCGCAAGCCTTGGGCGCTGAGGGATTAGAGACAATTCGGCTGTTGTCTAACATTGAAACCGAGCGGCACAAGTTGCTGCAGATCGTGATGTTTGGTCAAAGCGAGCTTGATGACTTGCTCAGCCAACCCAACCTCCGTCAGATCATCCAGCGGATCGGGTTTTCCTTCAATACCGGCCCGCTGACGATGGATGAGGCGGTGCACTATATGACGCATCGGCTGGCGGCGAGCCGTTTGGACGGTATTGAGTTCCCTGTTTTTGACGAAGGGGCGGTGCGATTATTGGCCGCGAGTGCTCAATTTGTGCCGCGGGTCATAAATATTCTGGCGGATAAGGCGTTGCTGGTGGCCTATGGCGAGGGGGCCATTCAGGTCACGGAAAAGCACGCCGCTGCTGCGATTGATGATTCTCCGCAGATCGCCCGGCCTATCAGATTTAACCGGAGTACCGCGCGTCGCGTTCTTGTTGGGGTGATCGCATTGGAGGCTGCCGCCGTGGTGGCATTGTTTGTCCTCAGCCCAACCTTGCAGTTTTGGGCAAAAGACACCCTTGGCAAGGCGGTGTCTGTGATTTCCGGCGCACCGCCTCAATCGTCCACAGACCCCGAGCGTTGA
- a CDS encoding alpha/beta hydrolase, which produces MRAFAAVALCVLIAGCAPQIAPPGTRLSAPSLSEDVFITADGLQLPVRRWLPAQPPHGVVLAVHGFNDYSKSFDKVPDAPGVGPTLADKGYAVFAYDQRGFGRSPNAGYWPGGNQLANDFKAFVGVLSQTYPEVPVYAIGVSMGGAVVISALTSDIPPPLRAVVLVAPAVWGREAMPLLYTATLWLGAHTMPWAKPSGRSLGRLASDNIEMLRDASRDPLFIKDTRIDSIYGLTNLMDQALANVGNMTVPTLYIYGANDEIIPKNATEKAITRFLNDQPERRFGFYENGWHMMLRDLQAETVLSDVASFFADPDQPLPSGADLEPLSRFNAAQ; this is translated from the coding sequence GTGAGGGCGTTCGCCGCTGTCGCACTATGTGTTCTGATCGCGGGCTGCGCCCCCCAAATCGCACCGCCCGGGACACGGCTTTCGGCGCCGTCGCTGTCTGAGGATGTGTTCATTACGGCAGACGGTTTGCAGCTGCCGGTCCGCCGCTGGCTTCCCGCGCAACCACCCCACGGCGTGGTTTTGGCGGTGCATGGCTTCAATGACTACAGCAAGTCTTTTGATAAGGTTCCCGATGCGCCGGGGGTCGGTCCGACACTCGCAGATAAGGGGTATGCTGTCTTTGCTTACGATCAGCGGGGGTTTGGCCGTTCGCCAAATGCCGGATACTGGCCGGGTGGAAATCAACTCGCGAATGACTTTAAGGCTTTCGTCGGCGTCCTCAGCCAAACCTATCCAGAGGTTCCGGTTTATGCGATCGGCGTTAGCATGGGCGGCGCGGTTGTGATCTCGGCGTTGACCTCGGACATCCCGCCGCCGTTGCGTGCTGTTGTGTTGGTGGCCCCTGCCGTCTGGGGGCGTGAAGCCATGCCGCTACTCTATACGGCGACCTTGTGGCTCGGCGCCCATACTATGCCGTGGGCCAAGCCCTCCGGGCGAAGCTTGGGCCGTTTGGCCAGCGATAATATTGAAATGCTGCGCGATGCCAGCCGTGATCCGCTGTTCATCAAAGACACCCGGATCGACAGCATTTATGGCCTGACAAACCTGATGGATCAGGCTCTGGCAAACGTTGGGAATATGACGGTGCCAACCTTGTATATTTATGGCGCAAATGACGAGATTATTCCAAAAAATGCGACGGAAAAGGCGATCACCCGCTTTCTCAATGATCAGCCGGAGCGCCGTTTTGGGTTTTACGAAAACGGCTGGCATATGATGTTGCGAGATTTACAGGCAGAGACAGTTTTGTCTGACGTGGCGAGCTTTTTCGCGGATCCTGACCAGCCGTTGCCCTCGGGCGCAGATCTTGAGCCTCTTTCGCGCTTTAATGCTGCACAGTGA
- a CDS encoding prepilin peptidase translates to MPEADFIDLARGPIGLTFVALLGLVCGSFVTALSYRLPRGENFVSGRSACPSCKTVLTARDLFPVVSWLVSRGRCRHCHAKVSGRYPLIEVTCGVLFLAAVLSAEASGEARILVLWGLAIGLLSLTVTDFEFQRLPNGLVLFVFGLSWALAWLDGRTPADVGLSIILAVATGVALRVLGQIVEKKPGLGWGDIKLLVAVSVALSLETLPYFLIITAAVSLVLAAWYVWRRGETQIPFGPALCVGAFATFL, encoded by the coding sequence TTGCCAGAGGCAGATTTTATTGACCTGGCGCGTGGCCCGATTGGTCTGACATTTGTCGCCCTGTTAGGCTTGGTCTGCGGGAGTTTTGTGACCGCGTTGTCCTACAGGCTGCCCCGCGGCGAGAATTTTGTCAGCGGCAGATCGGCCTGTCCGAGCTGCAAGACGGTTCTTACCGCCCGCGATCTCTTCCCTGTGGTGTCCTGGCTGGTGTCCCGGGGGCGGTGCCGGCACTGTCATGCCAAAGTCTCTGGGCGTTACCCTCTTATTGAAGTGACGTGTGGTGTCTTGTTTCTCGCGGCTGTCTTGTCGGCTGAAGCCTCAGGTGAGGCGCGGATTTTGGTGTTATGGGGGCTTGCAATCGGCTTGCTGTCCTTGACTGTCACCGATTTTGAGTTTCAGCGTTTGCCTAATGGCCTGGTTTTGTTTGTGTTTGGCTTGAGTTGGGCTTTGGCATGGTTGGATGGCCGCACGCCGGCTGATGTTGGGCTATCAATCATTTTGGCCGTTGCGACGGGTGTGGCGTTACGAGTGTTAGGTCAGATTGTTGAAAAAAAGCCTGGGCTGGGCTGGGGTGATATCAAGCTGCTGGTTGCGGTGTCTGTGGCGTTATCACTTGAAACCTTGCCGTATTTTCTGATCATCACGGCTGCGGTCTCTTTGGTTCTGGCGGCCTGGTATGTCTGGAGACGTGGTGAGACTCAGATTCCCTTTGGCCCGGCTTTATGCGTTGGGGCCTTCGCGACATTCTTGTGA
- a CDS encoding DUF4399 domain-containing protein, translated as MRSSVIVLAATFLATTACAQAEDWPRTESAPEARAYIISPSNGEVVSSPVKVKFGLSGMGVAPAGIEYPDTGHHHLLINRTIEIKSEPLPSGDADLLHFGGGQTEAVIELEPGEYTLQMILGDQDHVPHDPPVMSEKVTITVK; from the coding sequence ATGCGTTCATCTGTGATTGTTCTTGCCGCGACCTTTTTAGCCACAACAGCGTGCGCGCAAGCCGAGGACTGGCCCCGCACCGAGTCTGCCCCGGAAGCCAGAGCTTACATTATTTCTCCCTCAAATGGGGAAGTGGTCTCCAGCCCAGTTAAAGTAAAGTTTGGGTTGTCTGGGATGGGCGTTGCGCCAGCCGGCATTGAGTATCCGGACACAGGTCACCACCATCTTCTGATCAACAGAACGATCGAAATTAAAAGTGAGCCGTTGCCCTCAGGGGATGCTGACCTGCTGCACTTTGGCGGCGGACAAACCGAGGCGGTGATTGAGCTGGAGCCCGGCGAGTATACCCTTCAGATGATTCTCGGCGATCAAGATCATGTTCCACATGATCCACCGGTTATGTCTGAAAAAGTGACAATCACGGTCAAGTAA